The DNA sequence AGCAGCAGGGCGTGGGCGTTCAGCGCGGCCAGACCATGCCGGGGCCCCTGCAGCGCACACAGGGCCGCCAGCACGCTGTGGGGCAGCCCCGCGCCGCTGCTGGCGGTGACCCGCGCGGCAAAAGCGCTCACATTCAGCTCGTGGTCGGCCAGCAGCACCAGGGCGCGGCGCAGCACGTCGGCGCTGTCTGGGCGGCCCCAGGCGCGCGCCAGGCGCAGGTGCAGCGGCAGGTCTGGCGCCGGGGGCAGACAGACATGGCGTTCCAGCGTGGCGTACAGCAGGTTCAGGGTGCGCGCCGCCTGCCGCAGCCGCGCCCCGGGGCGGGTGTCGTGGGCCGCCGGGTCGTGGGCACCTGCATGGGTCAGGGCGTAGCCCAGGGCCTCCAGGGGCCGGGCCGCGCGGGGCTGCCCCCCCAGATTCAGCCGCGCGCGCAGCGGCAGGGCCGGATGCCCGCCCAGGTCACCCGTCCACAGCAGGGCGGCCACCTCTTCCACTGTGGCGGCCTCGGCCAGTTGCAGGGCGGCGTGGCCCCGGTAGATCAGGGTGCCCCCCTGAACCGTGGTCAACACGCTGTCCAGCACTGGCTGGCCCCAGTTCAGGCTGGCCTGCACCGCGCCCTGCACCGCCGCCTGTGGATCGCGGCGTCCGGCCTGCCGCTCGACCAATGCCGCCACATCGCCCGCGTGGTAACGGCGCGCCCGGGTGCCCGCCGGGCCCGGCTCGCTGCGGATCAGGCCGCGCGACACATAGGCGTACAGGGTGGCCGGCTTGACCCCCAGCGCCGCGCAGGCCTGGGCTGTGGACAGAGAGGCAGGAGGAGCCACAGGTTCAGCCTAACATTGATTCCAGAATCAAGATTGACGACATTGATATGCAGGTCTACCGTGCGGACATGACCCCAGGCCCTGTTCAGGATGTCCCGGCCCCCGACCTCTTTCCGGCCGCTTTTCCGGACCACACCTTTCCCCGGCTGCTGTGGGAAGGCGCGCCCCCGGCCACCCTGCCGGCCCAGGCCTGGGTGACCGAAACCACCCACCGCGACGGCCAGCAGGGCGGCCTGCCGCTCACCCCCGAAACCGGGCTGGCGATCTATGACCTGATGGGCCGCTTTACCGCCACCAGCGGCGCGCTGCGACAGGCGGAGTTCTTCGTGTACCGCCCCGCCGACCGCGCCATGCTGGAAGGGGCCCTGGACCGCTGGCGGGGCGGCCACCCGGTAGAGCCCACCACCTGGATTCGGGCCACCCGCCAGGACGCGGCGCTGGTGGCCGGGCTGGGCGTGCGGGAAACGGGCATGCTGGCCAGCGCCAGCGATTACCACACCTTCTACAAGTTCAGACCCGGGGGCCGGGCCCAGGCCGCCCGCACCTATCTGGACGCGGTGGCGGCCGTGCTGGACGCTGGGCTGCGGCCCCGCCTGCACCTGGAAGACGCCACCCGCGCCCCACGCGAGTTCGTGCTGCCGCTGGTGGAGGCGGTGCAGGCCCTGGCCGCGCCCTACCCGGCGGCACAGGCGCCCCGCATCCGGGTGTGCGACACGATGGGCGTGGGCCTGCCCCTGGAAGGCGCGGCGTGGCCCCGCAGTGTGCCGCGCCTGATCCGCGAGTTGATCGCGCTGGGGGTCCCCGGCGAGCAGCTGGAGTTCCATCCCCACAACGACACGCATCTGGTGGTCGCCAACAGCCTGGCCGCCGTACTGGCGGGCTGCGCAGCGGTCAACGGCACCTTGCTGGGCAAGGGCGAGCGCACCGGCAACGCTCCACTGGAAGGGGTGGTGCTACACCTGATCGGGCTGGGCCTCACCGGACCGGCAGACTTTACGGTGCTGGGCGAACTGGCCGACCTGTACGAAGGACTGGGCCAGGGCGTGCCCGCCAAGTACCCCCTGTTTGGCCGCGACGCCCACCGCACCCGCGCCGGCATCCACGCCGACGGCCTGAACAAGTTCTGGCCCATGTACGCCCCTTTCAATGTGCCCGCCCTGCTCGGCCGCCCCCTGGAACTCAGCCTGACCAAGGACAGCGGGCTGGCCGGCCTGATCTTTCTGATCAAGTCGCATACAGGCGTGGAACTTGCCAAAAGCCACCCAGGCCTGCAGGCCCTCCACGCTGAGTTGAACGCCGAGTTCGATGCGGGCCGGCAGACGGCGGTGGAATGGGAAGAGGTGGCTCAGAGGGCCACGGCGCTGGTGGCGCAATAGGGCCAGGACACAGGGAGACTGGACCGTCGAGAGCCAAACGGCGGAGAGCCTGCCACGCTCAGTTTCATATGACAGCGTTTTCCACCCGCTCTCACCCCACTGCCCCCAGCGAATGGGCCTGCACTCTTTCGGGGAGTGTCGCCGCGAGTACGAGGATTCTCCCTGGCATTCTCAGGACTGGGCAGCAAACACAGAAGCCCTGGCTGTCCCCTTCCTCTGTCCAGTGGTACGCTCCCGGCCATGAAACTCCAGCCTTACCGCGTGGCCCCGGGCACGGCGCCCCGTCTGGCCGACTGGGCCACCGACGACGCCGGGGGTCTGAAAAAAGATGAGGGACAGGCTCAGACGGCTGCGCTTCTCCCCCAGCTCGCCGAC is a window from the Deinococcus multiflagellatus genome containing:
- a CDS encoding citrate synthase family protein, whose amino-acid sequence is MAPPASLSTAQACAALGVKPATLYAYVSRGLIRSEPGPAGTRARRYHAGDVAALVERQAGRRDPQAAVQGAVQASLNWGQPVLDSVLTTVQGGTLIYRGHAALQLAEAATVEEVAALLWTGDLGGHPALPLRARLNLGGQPRAARPLEALGYALTHAGAHDPAAHDTRPGARLRQAARTLNLLYATLERHVCLPPAPDLPLHLRLARAWGRPDSADVLRRALVLLADHELNVSAFAARVTASSGAGLPHSVLAALCALQGPRHGLAALNAHALLLGALRGTPRAALHEAARQLGQVPGFGHALYPAGDPRGTALLAALAQTWPGAPGVQAALALGAAAQEETGEHPNVDLALAALIHVLGRDPEDTATLFALGRAVGWLAHALEAGQGGLLRPRARYVGPPLAGSI
- a CDS encoding beta/alpha barrel domain-containing protein, coding for MTPGPVQDVPAPDLFPAAFPDHTFPRLLWEGAPPATLPAQAWVTETTHRDGQQGGLPLTPETGLAIYDLMGRFTATSGALRQAEFFVYRPADRAMLEGALDRWRGGHPVEPTTWIRATRQDAALVAGLGVRETGMLASASDYHTFYKFRPGGRAQAARTYLDAVAAVLDAGLRPRLHLEDATRAPREFVLPLVEAVQALAAPYPAAQAPRIRVCDTMGVGLPLEGAAWPRSVPRLIRELIALGVPGEQLEFHPHNDTHLVVANSLAAVLAGCAAVNGTLLGKGERTGNAPLEGVVLHLIGLGLTGPADFTVLGELADLYEGLGQGVPAKYPLFGRDAHRTRAGIHADGLNKFWPMYAPFNVPALLGRPLELSLTKDSGLAGLIFLIKSHTGVELAKSHPGLQALHAELNAEFDAGRQTAVEWEEVAQRATALVAQ